A region from the Anopheles merus strain MAF unplaced genomic scaffold, AmerM5.1 LNR4000750, whole genome shotgun sequence genome encodes:
- the LOC121602986 gene encoding uncharacterized protein LOC121602986, which produces MASPFSNIRLSAHPTDGGSNNFLSPTEPPNGTMLPPPPIVRRNSELPPGKRQQSPLKLSIPAPRASFSSGCSSGSSGSSDGSAGCRQAVTAPVLGGQLPSFAAASNPHLNEFHHHHHHHGAFPEFDTLESPMLQLSPDHSPIIMTQLLEATSPGTASSQGSNGSSISRLMRFSPGLHHHSGTISPFPSELGTGQKFALPM; this is translated from the exons ATGGCTAGCCCGTTCTCGAACATACGCCTCTCCGCCCACCCAACCGACGGTGGCAGCAACAATTTCCTTTCGCCAACGGAACCACCGAACGGTACGAtgctgccaccgccaccgatcGTGCGGCGAAACTCCGAGCTGCCGCCGGGGAAACGGCAACAGTCCCCGCTGAAGCTGTCCATACCCGCACCGAGGGCGTCCTTTTCGAGCGGTTGTTCTTCCGGCTCTTCGGGCTCGTCGGACGGATCGGCGGGATGCAGGCAGGCGGTCACAGCTCCCGTGCTCGGCGGGCAGCTGCCCTCGTTTGCGGCCGCCAGCAATCCGCATCTGAACGagttccatcatcatcatcatcatcatggcgCTTTCCCGGAGTTTGATACGCTCGAGTCACCGATGCTGCAGCTAAGCCCGG ACCACTCACCGATCATCATGACGCAGCTACTGGAAGCGACCAGCCCCGGAACGGCCTCCAGCCAGGGAAGCAACGGATCCTCCATCTCTCGCCTGATGCGCTTCAGTCCCGGGCTCCATCATCATTCGGGCACCATCTCACCCTTCCCATCCGAG CTCGGCACGGGACAAAAGTTCGCACTGCCCATGTAG